Proteins from a genomic interval of Pirellulales bacterium:
- a CDS encoding ABC transporter ATP-binding protein yields MSDAIFTQRLTKYYGRRPVVHSLDLRVPRGSVYGFLGRNGAGKSTTIKMLTGMVHPDYGKAFVLGEDVAQLTPATRSRIAYLAEGHPLYRWMTVGEMARFARSFYPTWNDGLLEQILDHFALPRRGKIRRLSNGQRAQLSLALAVAPDPELLILDDPTLGLDTVVRRDFLESLIQVIQRRGRTILFSSHILGDVERVADRIGILVDGVLRVDCPTDAFKESVRKIVLEFARTPPEFPGCAGLVSHRQSGMSLELVVVGFGDEQRQVCESLEPRAIDVLELNLEDAFIEYTRGPRRSLPVFASENRDVESAPRSMVFDRRPFVHAFRAAVVQLPAIIGQDEVFRTDRPPRRDLPGERRAGLAGRFGQPCR; encoded by the coding sequence ATGAGCGACGCCATCTTCACGCAGCGTCTGACCAAATACTATGGCCGCCGGCCGGTGGTCCACTCGCTCGACCTGCGCGTGCCGCGGGGAAGCGTGTACGGCTTTTTGGGCCGCAACGGGGCGGGCAAGAGCACCACCATCAAAATGCTCACCGGCATGGTCCACCCCGATTACGGCAAGGCGTTCGTGCTGGGCGAAGACGTGGCCCAGCTCACGCCCGCCACGCGCTCGCGCATCGCCTATCTGGCCGAGGGGCATCCGCTGTATCGTTGGATGACGGTGGGCGAGATGGCCCGCTTCGCCCGATCGTTTTACCCGACCTGGAACGACGGCCTGTTGGAGCAGATTCTCGATCATTTCGCGCTGCCGCGGCGCGGCAAGATTCGCCGCCTCTCCAACGGGCAACGGGCACAGCTATCGCTGGCCTTGGCCGTGGCGCCCGATCCGGAGCTGTTGATCCTCGACGACCCCACGCTGGGGCTGGACACGGTGGTCCGCCGCGATTTTCTGGAGTCGCTGATTCAGGTGATTCAGCGTCGCGGGCGGACGATCCTGTTCAGCTCGCACATCTTGGGCGACGTGGAGCGCGTGGCCGACCGCATCGGCATTCTGGTCGACGGCGTGTTGCGGGTCGATTGCCCGACCGACGCCTTCAAAGAATCGGTGCGGAAGATCGTGCTGGAGTTCGCTCGCACGCCGCCGGAGTTTCCCGGCTGCGCGGGGCTGGTCAGCCATCGGCAGTCGGGGATGAGCTTGGAACTGGTCGTGGTGGGTTTTGGCGACGAGCAGCGGCAGGTGTGCGAGTCGCTGGAGCCGCGGGCCATCGACGTGTTGGAGCTGAACCTGGAAGACGCCTTTATTGAATACACACGCGGGCCGCGACGTTCGCTGCCCGTCTTTGCCTCGGAGAATCGCGATGTGGAAAGCGCCCCGAGATCAATGGTTTTCGATCGTCGGCCCTTCGTACACGCATTTCGCGCGGCAGTCGTCCAGCTTCCAGCAATCATCGGGCAAGATGAGGTTTTCAGGACCGACCGACCGCCACGAAGGGATCTACCTGGTGAGCGGCGGGCAGGTTTGGCGGGTCGATTTGGCCAGCCGTGCCGCTGA
- a CDS encoding excinuclease ABC subunit UvrC, with translation MSEDTDLQQQLIDASSDSGQTPGFRHAAAKVREFPQKPGVYLMKDSAGRVIYVGKAKSLRARAGSYFLKAAALDRRTAELVREICDIDYIEAESEVDALLAEARLVKDVQPKFNQELKDDKTFPYLEIYTREDFPRVEFTREPSERGTKLYGPFASASGLRGAIQVLQKIFKFRTCGLDIDEGDEKWRWFRPCLLASINQCTAPCNLRIGKEEYRRDIHRLRMFLEGKKSSLLKQMRKEMAAAAKELRFERAARLRDEIRMLETLDERGELDTHVQPEVFYIDPKKGLAGLKKVLKLAEPPRVIEGVDIAHLGGGETVASLVQFIDGLPFKPGYKRYKIRSVAGVDDFASIHEVVARRFQRLDAEQEAFPDLLLIDGGKGQLSAGLAAFESLGIQPPTVISLAKREEEIYLAGVDEPLRLSRHAYALRLLQYVRDEAHRFAQHYHHILRRKSTLGES, from the coding sequence ATGTCCGAAGACACTGACCTCCAACAACAGCTTATCGACGCCAGCAGCGACAGCGGGCAAACGCCCGGCTTTCGCCACGCCGCGGCCAAAGTGCGCGAGTTCCCGCAAAAGCCCGGCGTTTATCTGATGAAAGACTCCGCCGGCCGCGTGATCTACGTCGGCAAGGCCAAAAGCCTGCGGGCCCGCGCCGGCAGCTATTTTTTGAAGGCCGCCGCACTCGACCGGCGCACCGCCGAGCTGGTGCGGGAGATCTGCGACATCGACTACATCGAGGCCGAGAGCGAAGTCGACGCCCTGCTGGCCGAGGCCCGGCTGGTCAAAGACGTGCAGCCCAAGTTCAACCAGGAGCTGAAGGACGACAAGACGTTCCCCTATCTCGAAATCTACACCCGCGAAGATTTTCCGCGCGTCGAGTTCACCCGCGAGCCGAGTGAGCGGGGCACGAAGCTCTACGGCCCGTTCGCCAGCGCCAGCGGCCTGCGGGGGGCCATCCAGGTGCTGCAGAAAATCTTCAAGTTTCGCACGTGCGGCCTCGACATCGACGAGGGCGACGAGAAGTGGCGCTGGTTCCGTCCCTGCCTGCTGGCCAGCATCAACCAATGCACCGCGCCCTGCAACTTGCGGATCGGCAAGGAAGAATATCGCCGCGACATCCACCGCCTGCGGATGTTTTTGGAGGGGAAAAAAAGCTCGCTCCTGAAGCAGATGCGCAAAGAGATGGCGGCCGCCGCCAAGGAGCTGCGGTTCGAGCGGGCCGCCCGGCTGCGCGACGAAATCCGCATGCTGGAAACGCTCGACGAGCGCGGCGAGCTCGACACGCACGTCCAGCCCGAAGTGTTTTATATCGACCCCAAAAAGGGCCTGGCCGGGCTGAAGAAGGTGTTGAAGCTGGCCGAGCCGCCGCGGGTGATTGAAGGCGTCGACATTGCCCACTTGGGCGGCGGCGAGACGGTGGCCAGCCTGGTGCAGTTCATCGACGGCCTGCCTTTCAAGCCGGGCTACAAACGCTACAAGATCCGTTCGGTGGCCGGCGTCGACGATTTCGCCAGCATTCACGAGGTGGTGGCGCGGCGCTTTCAGCGGCTCGACGCCGAGCAGGAGGCCTTTCCCGACTTGTTGCTGATCGACGGCGGCAAGGGCCAGCTCAGCGCCGGGCTGGCGGCGTTCGAGTCGCTGGGCATTCAGCCGCCGACGGTGATCTCGCTGGCCAAGCGGGAGGAAGAGATTTACCTGGCCGGCGTCGACGAGCCGTTGCGGCTGAGCCGTCACGCCTACGCGCTGCGGCTATTGCAATACGTCCGCGACGAGGCCCACCGCTTCGCCCAGCACTATCACCACATTCTGCGGCGCAAGTCGACGCTGGGGGAGTCATAG
- a CDS encoding glutamate cyclase domain-containing protein, with the protein MPDITVPIDFDELEALIRHDPRGRGVASYRRDGKWLQSGSLGAAARHLAERASTVGIVTGFCVADLPVPVAETDGPPGALYLARALEALGSELVFITDRYARPLLEIGCRLWRLNARLLEAPVDRAQAGPWIEQFLASPIAARLTHLIAIERVGPSHTLESLSAQPRGAAPPLDRFAAEVPVEARDRCHNMRGVVIDSHTAPLDRLFEAFRSGEHRVTTVAIGDGGNEIGMGSLAWEQLRAALSDAHAGRIICRIAADFLILAGVSNWGAYALACAVAALRGRSDLIADWCGLRQRALIESLVSEGGAVDGATRCQAATVDGLPLDDYLAMLESIREVCTGRSPRKL; encoded by the coding sequence TTGCCTGACATCACTGTGCCGATCGACTTCGACGAACTGGAAGCGTTGATCCGCCACGATCCGCGCGGGCGCGGCGTGGCCAGCTATCGCCGCGACGGCAAGTGGTTGCAGTCGGGCAGTCTCGGGGCCGCGGCCCGCCATCTGGCCGAGCGCGCCTCGACCGTCGGCATCGTCACGGGCTTTTGCGTCGCCGACCTCCCCGTTCCCGTGGCCGAAACCGACGGTCCGCCCGGCGCGCTCTATCTGGCACGCGCGCTGGAGGCGTTGGGCAGCGAGTTGGTCTTCATCACCGACCGCTATGCGCGGCCGCTCTTGGAGATCGGTTGCCGGCTATGGCGACTCAACGCCCGGCTGCTCGAGGCGCCGGTGGACCGCGCGCAGGCCGGACCTTGGATCGAGCAGTTCCTGGCCTCGCCGATCGCGGCACGCTTGACCCATCTGATTGCCATCGAGCGTGTCGGTCCGAGTCACACGCTCGAATCGCTCTCTGCGCAGCCGCGCGGCGCCGCACCGCCGCTCGACCGCTTCGCCGCGGAAGTGCCGGTGGAAGCTCGTGACCGCTGCCACAACATGCGCGGCGTTGTCATCGACAGCCACACCGCGCCGCTGGACCGCTTGTTCGAGGCGTTCCGTTCCGGCGAGCATCGTGTCACGACCGTTGCCATCGGCGACGGCGGCAACGAGATTGGCATGGGCAGCCTTGCCTGGGAGCAATTGCGCGCCGCCTTGAGCGATGCGCACGCGGGACGCATCATCTGCCGCATCGCAGCCGACTTTTTGATCTTGGCCGGTGTGAGCAACTGGGGCGCCTACGCGCTGGCGTGCGCCGTGGCCGCATTGCGCGGCCGAAGCGATTTGATTGCCGATTGGTGCGGCCTGCGGCAGCGAGCGCTGATCGAGTCGCTGGTCTCGGAGGGCGGTGCCGTCGACGGCGCCACTCGTTGCCAGGCGGCGACGGTCGACGGCCTGCCGCTCGACGACTATCTCGCGATGTTGGAAAGCATCAGGGAGGTTTGCACCGGCCGCTCCCCTCGGAAGCTGTAA
- a CDS encoding GntR family transcriptional regulator, which translates to MEFRIDPASRLPIYRQLGNQVREAVARGRLRAGEQLPSVRDLSRTLVVNPNTVARVYTELEREGVLHTRQGLGVFIAEPKAELTKRARTQRLQELLDRFLTEAVYLGFSADEVVAAVAERAGQFQWSNA; encoded by the coding sequence ATGGAATTTCGCATCGACCCAGCCAGCCGTTTGCCGATCTACCGGCAGCTCGGCAACCAGGTTCGCGAAGCGGTAGCCCGCGGACGCTTGCGCGCCGGCGAGCAGCTTCCCTCGGTGCGCGATCTGTCGCGCACGCTAGTGGTCAATCCCAACACCGTGGCCCGCGTCTATACCGAGCTGGAACGCGAGGGCGTGCTGCACACGCGGCAAGGGCTGGGCGTGTTCATCGCCGAACCGAAGGCCGAGTTGACCAAGCGTGCCCGAACGCAGCGGCTGCAAGAGTTGCTCGACCGCTTTTTGACCGAGGCGGTCTATCTGGGCTTCTCGGCCGACGAAGTCGTGGCGGCCGTGGCGGAACGGGCCGGCCAGTTTCAATGGAGCAACGCCTGA
- a CDS encoding SEC-C metal-binding domain-containing protein, translated as MGAFGEAFAAYAKPLLDQTDGSQEDLSKALTLSQLCYNLALLPADQQDAAIADMQSSLDMDDEEFDDFRRSLIEPMIRRHGEMFPRMHQRGFTAASRSSPAPKARMAMPVQGTHQPAQKHAKIDRYAPCPCNSGKKYKFCCGANR; from the coding sequence ATGGGCGCCTTCGGAGAGGCATTTGCGGCTTATGCCAAGCCCTTGCTCGATCAGACCGATGGATCGCAGGAAGACCTGAGCAAGGCGTTAACGCTTAGTCAACTGTGCTACAACTTGGCGTTGTTGCCGGCCGACCAACAGGACGCGGCGATCGCGGATATGCAGTCGAGTCTCGACATGGATGACGAGGAATTTGACGACTTTCGGCGTTCGCTTATAGAACCGATGATTCGCCGGCACGGGGAGATGTTCCCGCGAATGCATCAGCGGGGTTTCACGGCCGCTTCGCGCAGCAGCCCCGCGCCGAAGGCGCGCATGGCCATGCCGGTCCAAGGGACTCATCAGCCCGCCCAAAAGCACGCTAAAATCGACCGCTACGCGCCGTGTCCCTGCAACAGCGGCAAAAAGTACAAGTTTTGTTGCGGCGCCAATCGCTGA